TCCTGTAATGCCAGATTACTGCCGAAGGATTAAATCCGATTGGATGACCTGAAGATAAAATTCTCCAGCAAATATCGACGTCATCTCCGGCTTTACGGAAAATAGGATCAAAATATCCTATTTTATCGAATATCCACCTCCAGAATGCCATGTTACAACCAGGAATGTGTTCAGCATGGGTGTCAGACAACAAAACGTGGCTGGGTGATCCAGGAGCTAAAGATATCACCTCTTGTATCGGCTCCTTGGGAATAGGTGGATAGTTGGGACCTCCACAGGCTACGTAGTCGGCATCGAGCAAGGTTTTTACAATAAAATACAGCCAATCCGGATCAGCCATACAATCTGAATCTGTAAAAGCAACAATTTCGCCCGAGGCCTTTTCTATGCCAAGATTCCTGGCTGCGCTTAATCCTTTGTTAGGCTGGTGAAGAGCAATGACTTCGGGAAATTGGGCTAATATTTCTTTTGTTTGATCCGTGGACCCATCATCAACAACGATGATCTCGTAATCGGGATATTGGAGTCTTTTCAATGAAGAAAGACAATCAGTCAGGGTTTTAGCTCCATTATAGCTACACACGATGACAGAAACCTTGGGAGTACGTTTAAGGGGAAATCTTTTGTATAAAGGAAGTGAAGAGTTGTTAAACAGTTTACAGACAGCCTGGTAGCTCTTTTTTGTTTTCCTATCTTTTTGTACGAGTCCAAATGCCCAATCTTCGATATCCATTCCTCCTGTGAACCATTCATCTGTCCAACTGAATATGATTGTTCCCGCAAGCCCTGATTGCGAAACGATCCGAATGTGTTCTTCAAGAAGCCAGGCTTGTTCATCTTCTCCATGTCTTAAGGAGTCCATGCCAAATTCACTTAATAAAAGAGGTTTATCTCCAGCGATGTTCTGTAACCTAAGAAGGTAATTTTCCAAGGCTTTGGGATCGTGCAAATAGACATTGAAACTATAGAAATCCAAAGGTTGAGGATGAAGATATTCGGTTGGAGGATAATTCGCATAGCTGACAGCTGCAAGTGGATCTGTTTCTTTAACAAGAAAGAGAAGATCGGATAGGAGTTTTTCTATTTTTTTTCTTCCATAAAAACGAATACAATCAGGAGGTAGCTCGTTATCTACGAAATATCCTAAAAGGGCGGTATGGCCTGCATTTTCTTTAATTTTATTTTTTATGAATTTTTTAAAATCCTGTAGCGACTTGGAATTTGAAAAGTAATCATATCGGTTTATCCAGGGAATAGAGATTAAAACTTTTAAATTAAACTCCCTAGCTAAGTCTAAAAACCAGGCTTGTGGAAAATGGTATAGTCTAAGCGTATTTACTCCAGCTTGTTGCATGAGAAGAAAATCTTTCTTGACTTCGGCGGGAAGAGGAAAAAAAGAATGTTCGGTTGTTCTTGGTTTAAAAGGACCGTAGTTAACACCCTGGATAAAAAACTTTTTGTCTTTATGGTAAAAAAATTTGGAATGAATTTTTATTCTTTCTGAACAAAAATGAGATTCAAAAGGCGGTGACGTAGTCACAGGAAAACTAAATCAAAGTTTATGTTTGAGTAACTTTTGGTAAAAGAATCTACATATATTGAAAAAATACTATAACTTAAATATTTAAATTATATAAATAAAAAGATGCTTCCCTCAAAGGATTTGGAAATATACGGGATTCGGAAAATAAGAAGTGGTAAAGTCAGAGACCTTTTCAGCTGGAAAAACGAGCTCTGGATGGTCACTTCAGATAGGCTATCGGCTTTTGATTACATTTTGCCTGATGAGATTCCAGCAAAAGGAATTATCCTAAACCAGATTGCCTTAGGATGGTTCGAAAAAACCTCCCTCATTTGTCCCAATGCTTTGTTGAGCGAGGAGTTGCCTGAAGGGGTTGAACTTCCTGAATGGGAAGCTAGACTAATGCGTGTTTTACCCTGCGATCCTTTACCGGTTGAATTTATTGTACGGGGTTATCTTGTGGGTGGAGGCTGGAAGCAATACGTTGAAAAAGGGATTGTTGGGGATTATTCAATTCCGAAAAATCTGGCTTATGGCAGTCCGTTGCCAGAGCCCCTTTTTACACCGACAACCAAAGCTAGAGAAGGGCATGACCAGCCCTTAGATGAGAAAACAGCAAAAAATATCCTTGGCGACAACTACGAAAGGCTTAAAACCTTGGCTCTTAATCTTTATCTTCATGGCAAGAATTATGCCCTGAAGAAAGGTCTTATTCTTTTGGATACGAAGTTTGAGTTTGGAATAAGAGATGGAAAAATTTATTTGATTGATGAGTTGATTACCCCGGATAGTTCTCGGTTCTGGTTGAGCGAAGAATTTGAAAGAGATAAAACGGCTTGTGCTCATTACGACAAACAGATCGTTAGAGATTACCTTGAAAAAATAGGGTGGAATCAACAGCCGCCCATTCCTCGATTAAGTCAACAAATCATAAAGGAAATGCAGCAAAGATACAAGGAAGTGCTTTCTAGGCTTTTCCCAGAAAGACTTAAAAAGGTGACGGCATTAATCGATTGAGTTTATATCTTTTTCTTCTAAGGGCAGTGGTAGAACATCTTTACTGAAATCTTCTACAAAATTAGAGCTAATCAGTTGCAGTGAAGGAGGAGCGGGTAAGAAAGAAAATTTATCAAGGGGAGCAATTGGGTTACCCTCTAGGGGAGGTTTCTTTTCAAAGATGCCAGGTGCAATTTCCTTCCCTTCGGCATATGCACAGCGAAACATCTCTAGTTTTGCGTCGAGATTATCCAATATATGGACAATCCAAGCTTCGGGAGTTCGTGGAGTGGTGGG
The DNA window shown above is from Methylacidiphilum caldifontis and carries:
- a CDS encoding glycosyltransferase; this encodes MTTSPPFESHFCSERIKIHSKFFYHKDKKFFIQGVNYGPFKPRTTEHSFFPLPAEVKKDFLLMQQAGVNTLRLYHFPQAWFLDLAREFNLKVLISIPWINRYDYFSNSKSLQDFKKFIKNKIKENAGHTALLGYFVDNELPPDCIRFYGRKKIEKLLSDLLFLVKETDPLAAVSYANYPPTEYLHPQPLDFYSFNVYLHDPKALENYLLRLQNIAGDKPLLLSEFGMDSLRHGEDEQAWLLEEHIRIVSQSGLAGTIIFSWTDEWFTGGMDIEDWAFGLVQKDRKTKKSYQAVCKLFNNSSLPLYKRFPLKRTPKVSVIVCSYNGAKTLTDCLSSLKRLQYPDYEIIVVDDGSTDQTKEILAQFPEVIALHQPNKGLSAARNLGIEKASGEIVAFTDSDCMADPDWLYFIVKTLLDADYVACGGPNYPPIPKEPIQEVISLAPGSPSHVLLSDTHAEHIPGCNMAFWRWIFDKIGYFDPIFRKAGDDVDICWRILSSGHPIGFNPSAVIWHYRRFTLKEYLRQQIGYGEAEALLRFKHPHYFGSLGGALWKGRIYEQHALSLKKSSLYQGIFGTGLFQFLYPGKESFWSAFVRSFEYIFVASFLCLTLLFFKITRPFFFLPLLPPLLSALSYLSRLCKDKSHYTAFSKFLLFFLIFFQPLVRGYKRNRTWFFSRNLPLSIPTEVRLLDILKSIIQGPTLLSFWSNRGQDRITLLGEISLKLQQTGCKYALDSGWDNWDIYVYSGSLWDSQLLTLTEIYPQNERVIKIKLKCKSTLLNKILLLVLICSSFLLFLAFGRHALWLTLPLFTLLFATLSIQKKITEIKLKELIKQAAKDVGLMPIK
- a CDS encoding phosphoribosylaminoimidazolesuccinocarboxamide synthase, translated to MLPSKDLEIYGIRKIRSGKVRDLFSWKNELWMVTSDRLSAFDYILPDEIPAKGIILNQIALGWFEKTSLICPNALLSEELPEGVELPEWEARLMRVLPCDPLPVEFIVRGYLVGGGWKQYVEKGIVGDYSIPKNLAYGSPLPEPLFTPTTKAREGHDQPLDEKTAKNILGDNYERLKTLALNLYLHGKNYALKKGLILLDTKFEFGIRDGKIYLIDELITPDSSRFWLSEEFERDKTACAHYDKQIVRDYLEKIGWNQQPPIPRLSQQIIKEMQQRYKEVLSRLFPERLKKVTALID